A genomic region of Pelodiscus sinensis isolate JC-2024 chromosome 1, ASM4963464v1, whole genome shotgun sequence contains the following coding sequences:
- the LOC142826999 gene encoding uncharacterized protein LOC142826999 yields the protein MGCTSVVPGCSHSLKGQAHPHSHLLQTRSQSTRRPCCSMSQPQEHPGPSSEPSGDPAKGSKRRAPSWSGAEIKSLLELWGEEEALQALKSRRRNAEIYGRMAEALAQKGHYPRTQDQVRSKVKELRQGYAKAREESSRSGAAPHYCPYYPELDQILGGSAEARTPRRFVQSGLADPVVDAPEQDPEQSGDGDMVPEEEDSEETATLTLEPVTQTSEASQASSGAGEEAAAGPAVEEGRSTPAPPPSPSPSRRHGSRRHRRVYADILRQHVEAVQEQNAILLQRAEAEERWHDRLMNELVLQRTVLYATLREVSGLPAAVPGPAPPAPHDPTPPNPPSTTASLSPLGPPSPPAPSAPQPLSPPGPPLPQASTSQEPPSSQPTDRCITRSRSRGAPQT from the exons atgggttgcacgtctgtggttcctggctgcagccattccttaaagggacaggcgcaccctcacagccacttgttgcagacaaggagccagagcacacggcgaccttgctgcagcatgtcacagccccaagagcatcctggcccttcctccgagccttctggggacccagccaagggctccaagcgccgggcaccatcctggtccggcgcagagatcaagagcctgctggagctgtggggagaggaggaggccttacaggccctcaaaagccggcggcgaaatgccgaaatttatggccgcatggctgaagccctggcccagaagggccactacccccgcacacaggaccaggtgcgctccaaagtgaaggagctgcggcagggctacgccaaagccagggaggagagctcccggtctggggcagccccccactactgcccctactacccagagctggaccagatcctgggtggcagtgcagaagcacgcacaccacggcggttcgtccagtctggattggcagaccccgtggtggacgctcccgagcaggacccagagcagtctggagatggggacatggtgccagaggaggaggacagcgaggagacggcgaccctcaccctggagccagtcacccagacctctgaggcctcccaggcgtcatctggcgcgggagaggaagcagcag ccggaccagccgtggaagagggccgcagcaccccagccccacctccatctccatctccatctcggagacatgggagccgcagacacaggcgtgtctacgccgacatcctccggcagcacgtcgaggctgtgcaggagcagaacgccatcctgctacagagggcggaggcagaggagcggtggcatgatcggctcatgaatgagctggtcctgcagcgcacggtgctgtacgccaccctgagggaggtcagcggcttgcctgctgctgtgcctggtcctgctcctccagcaccccatgaccccaccccaccaaaccccccttccacaacagcatccctttccccccttggacctccctctcccccagccccctcagctccccagcccctctctccccctggccctcctctcccccaggcttccacgtcccaagagccccccagcagccagccaaccgacaggtgcatcacccgatcccgtagccggggagcaccccaaacatga